In the Armatimonadota bacterium genome, GGTTTCTGGGTGAGCAACCCGACCAAGCTATCGTAAACGAGTACCTCCCAGGGCAGGGGATCGCCGCTCATATCGACTGCGCACCTTGCTTCGGGGAAGAGAGCGCGACGCTTTCGCTGCTGGACTCCTACCCGATGGAGTTCAGCCGCCCATCGACCGACGAGTCTTGCACCGTGTGGCTGGCACAGCGAAGCCTCTGCGTGATGGCGGGCGAATGCCGTTGGTCTTGGCGGCACGGAATCGCAAAGCGGAAGAGCGATCCGGTTTCGGGCGGTGGACGCAAGTCGCGCGGACGCAGAGTATCCATCACGTTCCGGCGCGTCGTGATTTCACGCGGCGCTAAAGCGCCTGCCTGTGTCAATGCGTGAGCCCGTTAAAGCGGTGATAAATCGCCGCGCTCCAAAATCGCTGCGGCTCCGTTTCGACCGTGCGCTACACTATCAGTTATGCACCGTCGGCGGTTTCCGTTTTACGCGCTGTTCCTTGTCGCGCTCTGCGCTGGGTGCGGCAGGGCCGCTGACCTCGAACCGATCGCCACAGACGATGAGCCGTCGTACTCGTCGTTCGGCGTGTGGCTAGAGGGAGAGAACTGGGACGGAACCGGATCGCTCTGGGTGGAAGTCGGCGGCGAAGAAAACCTGATCGCAGACAACGCCTTGAGCTGGTGGACTTCGGAGAATCGCGAAACCATCTACTACAGCTACCGGCACGGCAGGTCGGGGTACGAGGCCGAAGGCGAGGGATTGATGCGATACGACGTCGCGAGCAAGAGAAGCGATCTGGTCTTCGACGACGACGTGATGATCCTGGACGTCTTAGAGGAATTGACTGCCAGCGGTCGCACTGTGTTGATCGTCGAGATGACCGACGGCGGCCTGGGCGCGCCGACGGTGGCGATCGCCGATCCAGACCGGGGCCGCGTGTTCAGAGAGAACATCGGATCAGTGGCGCATCGCGGCGACGGAAAGGTCGCGATTGCGACGTACACGGCCCACGCCATCGCCGATTCGGAGGGCGTGCTGCCGGAGCCCGAGTCGACGACGGTGTACGACCTGGACGAGCTGTTGGAACGCCCCGCAGACCGTGAGATTCTGTACCCGTGGCCGCCTGAGGACTAGGATTCCGTACGGAAATCTCCAGTTTTGGCGTACTATAGAAGCGGTATGAACCGAACCGTCATCGCCGTCGTGGTCGTCCTCGGACTCGCACTGCTCGCGTTCGCGCAGAGCCGTCGAAACCAGGAAAACATCACGTACAACGGAATCGCCGTCGAGAACAAGAGCCCCGAGCGAAAGGACAAGGTAGTGCTCAGCGACGAAGAGTGGAAGGAGAAGCTGACGACGGCTCAGTACAAAATTCTGCGAAGGAAGGGCACCGAAGCCGCGTTCTGCAGTCCGTTCCTCGACAACCACAAGATCGGCGTCTACCGGTGCGCGGGGTGCGACCTGCCGCTGTTCGCGACCGACGCAAAGTTCGCCAGCGGCACCGGATGGCCGGCGTTCTTCCAGCCGGTCGAACGCAAAAACCTGTGGCTGAAAATGGATCGCAGTTTCGGAATGACCCGCTTGGAGATCTTGTGCTCGCGCTGTGACGGCCACCTCGGCCACCTGTTCACCGACGGCCCCAAGGATGAGACCGGCTTGCGGTACTGCATCAACGGCGAGTCGCTTAATTTCAAAGAGAAGAAGCGCTAGACCACCGAGGCGGTGCCGCCCTCGCGCTTCTCTACTTCTGGCGGGGTTTCGCCATCCCAAGTCGATGCGTCAGACGGCATCTTCGGCGTGATCGGCTCGCTGAAAACCCGTTCCGTCCTGCGTCTTTTTCGCGGAGTCGCAGCGACAGGTTCGACGATCGGCTCGGCGCTTTCGACGATCAGGCCCGTGCCCGCGTTGCTGGCCAGCACGACCGGACGGGGGAGGCGCGAAAGCATCTGCGTGGTCGTCACGAAACGGTACCCCTGCTCTGTCAACCGCCTCAAAATCTCCGGCAGCGCTGCGGCAGTGTCCGGCGAATCGTGCAGCAGAATCACGCTGCCGTTGTTAACCTCTCGCATGATCCGCGCGACGATCGCCTCTGGTTCCATCGGAACGTAGTCGCCGGCAGCCACGTTCCAGTGGATCGTCGCGTAGCCGAGGTCCTGCGCAAGCCGGAGGACGTCGTCGTTGTAACGCATCCCGGGCGGCCGCATCAGGTTCATGTGCGATCCGGTCGCCGCGACGAACGCCTGCTCGCACTTTTCCAGCTCGTCGCGAGCCTGTGCCAGAGTGAGCGTTGGAAGGCGAGGGTGCGAATACGTGTGGTTGCCGACCTCGTGTCCGTCGAGCAGCATGCGCCGGATCAGCTCGGGTCGGTCTTCGACGTGTTTTCCGATGACGAAGAACGTCGCCTGGGCGCCGTGCTGCGCCAGGGCGTCGAGAATCTGCTCGGTCGATTCCCCGTACGGCCCGTCGTCGAAAGTAAGAGCGACCTCGCGCAGATTCGGGTTGCCGCGTACCAAGAGGTCTCCGCGAAGCTCGTAGGTTTCGTCCGCACCGACTACGACACGCAGCTGGCGGTAGCCGTAGTACGACCCAAAAAGCCCGAGGAACACCAAAAACGGCGTCCACGGCGACGACACGAACCTATGATGTGGTTTCCAGCGCAATCCCAACTCCCACTGAACGAACGCGCGACGGATCGAGGCGTTTCTATTTGAACATTCCGAGACAGAACAAACATAATGGGGCATGAAGCGCATTAGGCTCCGTTGGTCGCTCGCTCTGCTGGCCCTTTTTGTCGTCGCCGTCGCACAGGCGCAGTACACGAAGTACGAGTACATGATCCCGATGCGCGACGGGGTCAAGCTCCACACGGCCGTGTACGTGCCGACCGACAAACCGGGGCTGCACCCGATCCGACTGACAAGGACGCCGTACAGCTGCCGTCCGTACGGAGAGGCGATGAGGAGCGGCCACGGAGGCTCACAGAAGTTCGTCGATGCCGGATACATCTTCGCCTACCAGGACGTGAGGGGAAAGTACATGTCCGAGGGTGAGTTCGTCGACATCCGCCCGAACAACCTCTTCTACCTGAGCAAGTACGACGTGGACGAATCGACCGACACGTGGGACACGATCGAGTGGCTGGTCAACAAGGTGCCGGACAACAACGGTCGCGTCGGCATGGTCGGAACCTCCTACCCCGGCTTTTACACAGCGATCGGCGCGGTGAATTCGCATCCTGCTTTGAAGGCCGTCAGCCCGCAGGCACCGGTGAGCGAGTGGTTCATGGGCGACGACTTCAACCACAACGGCGCCCCTTTCATTTGGGATCTGTTCAAGTTCATGATCAACTTCGGCCAGCCAAGGCCGGAGCCGAGCCCGAACGGCACGCGCGGTCCGAGCTACGAGACTGGCGGAGACTGGTACAAGTTCTTCCTCGACTTGGGCCCGCTGAGCAACATCGACAAGCTGTACTACAAAGGCAACGTCAAGTTCTGGACCGACTTCCAGTCGCACCCGAACTTCGACGAGTGGTGGCAAGCGCGGAGTCTCCCCAATCGCATGACCGGCGTCAAGTGCGCCGTCATGACGGTGGGTGGGTGGTTCGACGCGGAGGACGCGTACGGCGCGCAGGCCATTTACCGAGGCACGGAAAGGCTCAACCCCGGCATCTATAACACAGTCGTGCTAGGCCCCTGGTCGCACGGCATGTGGGGGCGCTCAACCGGACGGACCTTCGGAGACATGGACTGGGGGTCAGACACGAGCACGTTCTTCCGCGAGGAGATCGAGTTCCCGTTCTTCGACGCGTTCTTGCGCGGTGACGGCAATCCGGACTTGCCGGAGGCTTATATGTTCGACAGCGGCGCTAAGAAGTGGTCGAAGTTCGACGAGTGGCCACCGGCGGCTGCGACGGAGACCAAACTGTTCTTCCGCCGCGGCAAGTCGTTGACGATCGACGACGCGCCGAAAACAGCGCAGGGCTTCGACCAGTACGTCAGCGATCCTGCTCGGCCGGTGCCGAGCGAGGGCGGAGTGCTAGCCCGCCGCACGGCCACGTACATGATCAACGACCAGCGGTTCGCGGCTGGCCGACCCGACGTCCTGGTCTACCAGACCGAAACTCTCGAAGAAGACGTGACGCTTGCCGGTCCGGTGTTCGCCGATCTGTTTATTGAGCTGTCCACGACCGATGCAGACTTCGTCGTCAAGTTGATCGACGTCTTCCCGCCGGATGCTGGCGACACGCTGGCGAACTACCAGATGCTGGTGCGCGCCGAGATATTCCCTGCCAGGTACCGGTACAGCTTCCAAAACCCGAAGCCGATGCCGGTGGGAGAAGTGGAGCTGGTCAGCTACGAGCTGCCGGGCGTGTTCCACACGTTCAAGAAAGGGCACAAGATCATGGTGCAGGTGCAGTCGTCGTGGTTCCCGCTCGCCGCGATGAACCCGCAGACCTTCGTCGATATCTTCAAAGCCAAAGCCAGCGACTACGTCAAGAGCACGGTAAGAATCCACCGCAACGCGATCAATCCGTCGGCGGTTCGCGTCGGGAGGTTAGCAAGCTGATATGGAATTTGAGCGGTTCTCACCGAGTGGCGAGCTGATCGAAGTCCGCACGACCTGGTTTGGGGATCGGGTTTTTGGGGTCGTACAGGGCGGCGGCGCGATCGCCGGTTACGGTTGGGCGTTCTGGAGCATCAAGGCGCTGGAAGCAGATCAGAGTCGCGCGTACCAAAACCCGGACTTCATCTCGAACAGAGCTATTCCGTATCCGGGCGCGTACAACTTCAACGAGGCAGGGCAATTCACACCGGACTATCGTGGAGTCTTGCTGATCCTGACCACGCTCGCCATCGTGCATCTGGTGGCCGCAGCCGGGCTGTTCCGTGGCAGCAGGTTCGCGATGATCTGTGCTGTTCCGCTCGCCTTCCTGGCTGCGGCGTACGCCTACATCGACGGCGGCATTTCGTCCATTGCGGCGGTTGCCGCGATTCTCTGCGCTCTGTATTCGCTCGGCAGGCTGTTCGGCTGGATCGGACCGAAGGCAGAGCGCATACCGACAGAAGGGTAGCGCGTCGTTCCCGGCGCTCGCGCCGTCTGTTCGGTTGTATGTTCAAATGGCTGGAGCCGCTGTTCATCGCACAGGTCCTGGTCTGCGCGTTCTTCGCCGCGTGCTTCATTCAGTCAGGGTTCGATAAGATCTTCGACTGGAAGGGGAACCTCGACTGGATTCAAGGGCACTTCGCCAAGACGCCGTTCGCGAAGTTCGTTCCGCTGCTGCTGTTCAAAATCACCGTAATCGAGGTAGGCGCCGGGTTGGTGTGCGCTGTGGGAGTGGTCGGGATGTTCATCGAGGGCTGGGAAAAGATTGCCGGGCTTGGAATCGGGCTGGCTTGCCTGGCCTTGCTGATGCTGTTCACCGGCCAGCGGTTTGCTAAGGACTACGTCGGCGCGCACGTGCTCGCGACTTACTTCGGCGTGGCGATTCTCGGGCTTTACCTTCACTCCATTTGATTTAGCAGGTCGTTTCAGATGATCGTCAAGAGTTTGGAGATGCACATACGGCTGCCGGGGTGCAGGTCGCTGAAGGAGAAGCGACACGTGATCAAGCCGCTGATCGAACGCGCCAAAAGGAGCTTCGGCGTCACGATCTGCGAGGTCGGCGACCTCGATATCTGGAACGCCTCTACGGTGGGCGCCGCCGCAGTGTCCAACGACGCCCTACACGCCCACCAGGTGTTGGAATCGGTGCTCGAGTCGTTTGACGAGTGCCCCGAAATCGAGATCTTGCATCACGCAATCGAACAGGCGTGACTGCCCTGCGCCGCATTTCTGCTTGTCGGAGAACCAAACCAGACGTACAATGACTTCCATGCAGAGGATTGCGTGGACAGTGGGTTCGGTCGTGGCTTCCGCGATCCTGCTTGTGCTCGCCTTGCCTCCCGCAGATGTTTACTACCTAGGTTTCATCGCGCTGATCCCGGTGTTCTTGGCCGTTCGCGGCCGTGGTTTCGCGGTCGGCTTTGCCTCCGGCATGGGCGTGCTGGTGCTGGGGTCTTTCATCACGCGGTGGGGCTGGTTCTATGAGAAGAGCCTGGTAGACGGCGACCCCGCGTGGAACCACCTCGGGTTTGCGCTGTTCGGCATCGCGGTGGGGATGACGTGCGCCTTGGTCGGCGAGTGCAAGCGCGTCGACAAATGGACGCCTTGGCTGATCGCCGCGTGGGCCGTGCTGTTCGAAGCGTGCCTGCTCGTCTACCTTCCTGCACATCTTGGGCTGACCCAGTACCGCGTGTTCCCTGCCATGAAGCTCGCGTCGATCTTCGGGATTTGGGGGGTGTCGTACTTCGTGTGGGTGATCAACCTGCAGCTCATGATCGCGGTGCAGAAGAAGAAGAACACGACCCTCGCAGTTTGCGGTGTTGTGTTAGGCCTGTATCTCGGAATGGGCGCGATGCTGGGGAATCCTAGACTTGGAGAGATGACCGTTGCCGCGGTGCAAGACGACACGATGTTTCTCGATGATCTGGCAGAGTGGAATCGAGAAGCGACCGATCGCGGCGCGACTATAGTCGTCTGGCCGGAACTGAGCGCTACGACCGCAGCCCCGCGTGGCGAAACAGAACGCCTCGTCGAGATTGCGCAACAAGACGATCAGGCGCCGTTCATCACGACGTTCAAAGATGCCGCTTCTCCCAAACCACACAACGTCGCGGCGCTGTTCAGCAAAGATGGCGAGCTGGTTCGGTACAACAAGCGCAAGCCGTTCGGCGGCGAGCGAAACAAGGTTACGGCAGGATCTGAACCGGCTGCGGCGACGGTCGGCGGCGTCACATACGGTCTTAACATCTGCTTCGATTCGTGCTTCCCGTCGGTCATGCGAGACACTGCGTCTCTGGACGACGTGGAGGTCATCCTTCTGCCGACGCTCGACCCCATCGCGCCTTTTGGAACGATGCAGGCCATCCACGCGGCCTACACGCCTTTCCGCGCGGCGGAGCTCGGCATCCCGATCATCAGAGCCGACATAACCGCGTACTCGATGATCGTCGACGCGCGCGGAGTGATCGTCGCCGAGGCCGGCTCCGGAACAAAGGAGGTGCTGATCGGAACGATCACGCCGGACAGCCGCAACACCATCTACCGAAGGTTCGGAGATTGGTTCCTATACCTCTGCGGGCTCGCAGCGATTGCCGGGATCGTGGCCGGTAGAAGGAAGAAGCCTCAACCTGGCGAATCCAACGCCCGTACCGTAGAGTAAGGCAAATGGAGATTGATCTGAGTCTTGATATCAAGCAGTGCCTAACGCCTTGGCGCAAATTAAAACGGCGGCACCAGCTACGTGAAGCTAACGTTCCTGGGCTGATTGTCTACTCCCTTCCTCGCGTTGCGCTGATAGCGTGGTTCCTTCAGGACATTGCGGCTTGGTCGACCGCCTTAGCTCCACTCACGATGATCTGGGGAGCCGCGGCCATAGTTGCAACGCTGACGCTTTTGTTCTTCCTAGTCTCTGACTTGCGAAACATGGTAGGGAACGAGGAAGCGACGCCGATTATCGTTGGGTCGGCCTTCTACGCAGTATCAGTAATTCCCCTCATACTTGGCTTGCTCCCCTATGCGTTCGCTCTAGTCGTTCTCTCAGAATGCGTTAACGGCTTCTTGCGCAACTGGAAGAAGGCTCGGTTAAGAAGCATCGTCTGGTTATTCGGACACATCGGCTGCGCTGCCGCCGGATTCATTGGGTCTATTCTGCTTTTGGCTTTGAGCGTCTTGGTCGATGCGATCTCTCTTTTGATCCGACCTTGGCGCTTGGAGTCGATCGTTAAATCGAAGCCCAACAAGGGTGAGTTTCTACAGGATCGTGCGACTTGCTCTGCGGCTGGCGGATGAAACACGACAGCAATACTAGGCGCGTGCCGCTTGGCTAGAGAGTACGAACAACTGAAGATGCACTTGGACGCGATGCACGAGACTGGCGACGTCTCAACCGATGAGGTCGCGTACTGGCGATCGCTTCTCCATATTATTGAAGGCGAATATGACTTCGCCCTGCAGGTTCCGAAGCCATCGAAATTCATGCGACCGAGATTTGAGTTCCTCCAGGCTCTCGCCTTGGCAAGGCAGTCCCAATTCGACAAGGCGAGCGAGACGGTTAAAGCGATCGATCATCGACGATTCGTCTCCGAGTTCGACAAAGGACTGGTCTATTTGGCCATGGACCAGTCTGTCGATGCCGTGAATCTGTTCGATGCCGTGAACTCGCAGTATCAGCGCCCGCTGGCGCTTGAGAAGTCGGCGGAAATATTCTCGAAAGCTGGCCTTCATCAAGCGGCTGGTGACTGTTACGCACTTGCGGTCAAGCATCAGCCGTTTGTTGATTACAGACTAATCGTCTTGGCGTCGTTCGCCTATCGCCGTGCGGGGGATGCTGAGATGGCAGCTCGATTCGAACGACTGGCAGATGCTGTTTGACTGATCCTGCCCAGACCCACATCGACTAATCAAGTAGCCTGTAGACAGGTACACAATGAAGGCCATCGTCGGCGTCGGATATATGAAGCAGTGCCTCGCTGGAGTAGATATCTTTGCCCGACTCCGCTTCCCCAAATCAGAGGCGGTTCTCGTGCACGCCGTCGAGCCGGTCTTGCCTGACGGCGGGTTCATGCCAACGGCGGCGATCAACCCGATCACCGAGATCCAGACTCAGCGGCAGCGGGACGGCGAAAACCGGATGGCCGAGGTGGCTGCAGAGCTACAAAAGCTCGGGATACCTTCGCGGTCGGTGACGAGGTTCGGCAATCCCGCGCACGAAATCACTGAGGTTGCGCGTGAGGAAACCGCCGACCTGATCATCTCAGGATCGAGCAAGAAGGGCAAGCTCGAGAGCTTTTTCATGGGGTCCGTAACGCGCGCGCTGGTCGTCGACGCCCAGCGGAGTTTCCTCGTCGGAAAGCGCGGTGTTGACGGTGACAAGATCGACGCGGTTTTCGCCACCGACCACTCTGAATACTCACAGAAGTGCCTTGCAAAGTTGATCGAGTTGGCGCCCGGCAGGTTCGGAAAGATCACCGTTGTCTCTGCCAACACGGTGGACGCGAATCTGCACGACCTGCTGCAATTGGCCAGTCAGGAGAGCAACGAGACCATTTCGATGAACGACTTCATGTTGGAAAAGAACGACGAGGTGTGCGAAAAGTTGCAGCCGATCTGCGACGAGGTCTCGTCGGTAGTGCTGCGCGGGCATGTGAACGACGTCATCAACTCGGTCATGGAGGACGCCCGCGCCGACCTGCTCATCTTGGGCGCGCACGGGCACGGCTTCATTAAGCGTCTCCTTGTCGGTTCGACTTCGATGCACATGGTCGGAAGCGAGCCGTGGAACGTGCTCGTAATCAGGGTGTAACGCATGACCGCAAGGCTTGATTTATCGGATGAAGAGGTCGCAGCAGTCGTGCAGCGAGCTCACGAGATTCACTCGCTCGAGGATCGACTGGACACCTCCGAATCACAGTACGAGCAGTATGTGAAAGTTGCGGAAGAGATGGGTGTTCCGCGCGATGCGATGATGCAGGCGTTGAACGAACGGTTCGCTTTTTTGGAAGAAACGCTGAACGAGGGGGATTTTGTCTTTGCGAAATCCGGCGACGGACATCACTACGTTGCGCGGATCGACAAGGTCGTCGATTCAGGCGCGCACGTTAAGTTCTTGAACGGCAGCGAGGCGGCGGTCGGACTGCACGACCTGCGCAAAGCGTCCTTCACCCCGGGCAGTTCACTCGACTTTCTCTCTAAGGACTACGGGATGTTCATCAGGGGCCGGTGCGTGCAGTTCAACAGCGCAGCTCAGACCGTGACGGTCAGCGCTTGGGGCGAGGAGTACACCGTGCCATTGCACAAGGTCCGCATTCGGAAAGAGAGATCTCCGAGCAAGTTCAACGCGCGCGCGCTGATTCTCATGATCGCACTATCCGCAGTCGCCGGCGGTGGAATCGGCGCTGCGATCATGTATCTAATCGCTCGGTGATCGATTGCCTTGCAAGCTGTGATCGGAGGGTGGCGCTCCTGCGACACCGCGCCGTCTGCGCGACGTTTCGTGGACGACGGAGGGTGGCACTCCTGCGACACCGCTCTTCGGTGCTGCCGACAGTTCCTTGAGCGGATGGGACTGCTGCTGTCGAACCCCTCACCCTAACCTCTCCCTCAAGGGGAGAGGGGACGGTCGAAACTCTGCTTTGGAGGGTGGCACTCCTGCGATACCGTGCGCTCGACCCGATTCTGTACCGCCCCCTCCTAACCTCCCCCGGCCACGAAAGTTTGCAACCGTCGACAGCCCGAGGGCCTGGGGAGGGATTCGGAGCGCGGGCGTTTGGCCCGCACCCCGGTCCGCGGACATTCAGTCCGCCAGCACGGCTCGCGGGGTCCTTTCCTTCGACACGCTCAGGACAGGCTTGCTCAGGATGACGTGCTCGCCCTCCCCGGCTAACCCAACCGCAGCCAGGCGCATTTGAGATACAGCGCCTCGGGGAACTGGATGGGTGCGGGGTGGTCGAGGTCTTGGTACGTCATGTCCTCGAGGAACAGCCGAACGTGCCGGTCGCTGGCGGCGAGGCGGCAGATTTCGATGAGTTCTTTCTGGATCAACTGATACGAGCACGAGCAGGCGATGATGCGACCGCCCGGATTCAAATGCGGTAGAGCGTTGTGCACGAGCTTCCACACGGCCCACTTCAGCGCGTCGCGCGTCTTGCTCGTCTTGCTGATCGCCGGGGGATCGAGCACGATCCAGTCGAACTTCTCGCCCTCGTTCCCTTCGAGCCATTCGAATAAATTTGCCTCGATAAACTCTCCACTTAAACCGTTCGCTTCAAAGTCCTTGCGCGCGGTTGCGAGCGCCTTTTCGTGCAGGTCGATGCCGACCACAGAAGCCCCGGCACGTGCGGCGTGCATGGAGAATGCGCCGGTGTAGCAGAAGCCGTCGAGCACCCGGTCTCCCTCCAAAAGGCGCTGCGCGAACAGCCGCCGCGTGTTGCGCTGGTCGAGGTAAAAGCCGGTCTTCAATCCGTTCTTGATCAGCGCAGTCATCCGCAGTCCGTCCTCTTCGATCTCGATCTCGTCCGGCGTCTCTCCGATCAGTTGGCCGCTCGTCGGCTCGAGCCCTTCTTCCTTGCGTCCGGCCATCTCGCTCTTTTCGTACACCGACTTTGCGCCGGTCGCCGCAACCAGCGCGGGCAGCCAGACGGACTTCAGTTTCTCCATGCCTTTTGATCGCACCTGCACGACCAAGTGACCGTCGTACTCGTCGATGATCAGGCCAGGAAGCCGATCGGCCTCGGAGTAGACGATGCGCCGCGCGTTCGTCCCCGCGACCAACAGATCGCGCGCGGTGACAGCCGAACGAAACCGCCTTTCAAAAAACGCCTCGTCGATCAGCTCTTCTTCCAACGACAGCACGCGAAAGCGGAACCGGCTCTGCGAGTTGTAAGTGCCAACCGCCAGAAACTCGCCCGTGCTAGAAACCAGCCGCGCCAAATCCCCGTCCTCGACATCCCCCTCCACGCGCACGACCTCGCCCCGCTGTATCCACGGGTAGAAGTTGCGCACCTTGCGCTCTTTTTTGGGTTTGAGTATGATGGTTGCCAGTTCTGACACTGTGGCACTCTACCTGCGGTTCGGCCCGACTCGTGGGGTCTAGAAAGATGGCTTCAGTTTCACGCTGAAATCCGACGACTTGATCGGGGTGATCGTGTAAACATCGATGTCGAAGCCGTTTGCGGCGTGAGAGCAGGCATCTATCAGACCCCGGACGCTGGACAACTCTAGGACGGATTCGCCGGATACATACGTCACTCCTGGGCCGTAGTACATGCTGCCGTACGGCGAAACGAGAATGAGCGTCTTTTCGTATCCGGCGCCAAACTCTTCAACATCGTTCGTGAACAAAGGTGAAAATTCTAGCGAGAACTCGATTTGATGGTCGCTACGTTCCGAATCCCAAGCAAGTGGGTACTCAGTAGCTCGAATTGAAGTTCCGGCCAGGCTGATCGACGCACCGACAAACGAATGCGACTGGCGCGGCACGGTCAGTGTCTCCTCCTGGCCGCTGGCACGTGCTGGCACTAACGTGGCATCGATGTGGATCGTCTCCCTCGCCCACGTCCCGTGTACGAGTCGTCCGGAAAGTCCAATCGCCATCGGCTCGGCGACTGGCGGAACGTTATCGAGCCTAACCCCAGCGATCTCATGATCACGCATCAGCAGCGACCAGACCTCGTTCGTGTGCTCGTCGCCTGTCGGCAGGAACGACGCCTGCCCCCGGAGGAAGACGTACTCGCCTGCTGCGCCACCAGTCGGCTCAG is a window encoding:
- a CDS encoding alpha-ketoglutarate-dependent dioxygenase AlkB encodes the protein MRQRRTSSGESIAMASALLKSGGSETGWSGLFGDRFAPAGLRHYEGAIDEATEARLAKWIDEQPWIEDLSRRVQHYGWRYDYRARGITSDAHLGPLPHPLKELADGFVARGFLGEQPDQAIVNEYLPGQGIAAHIDCAPCFGEESATLSLLDSYPMEFSRPSTDESCTVWLAQRSLCVMAGECRWSWRHGIAKRKSDPVSGGGRKSRGRRVSITFRRVVISRGAKAPACVNA
- the msrB gene encoding peptide-methionine (R)-S-oxide reductase MsrB, which codes for MNRTVIAVVVVLGLALLAFAQSRRNQENITYNGIAVENKSPERKDKVVLSDEEWKEKLTTAQYKILRRKGTEAAFCSPFLDNHKIGVYRCAGCDLPLFATDAKFASGTGWPAFFQPVERKNLWLKMDRSFGMTRLEILCSRCDGHLGHLFTDGPKDETGLRYCINGESLNFKEKKR
- a CDS encoding polysaccharide deacetylase family protein codes for the protein MSSPWTPFLVFLGLFGSYYGYRQLRVVVGADETYELRGDLLVRGNPNLREVALTFDDGPYGESTEQILDALAQHGAQATFFVIGKHVEDRPELIRRMLLDGHEVGNHTYSHPRLPTLTLAQARDELEKCEQAFVAATGSHMNLMRPPGMRYNDDVLRLAQDLGYATIHWNVAAGDYVPMEPEAIVARIMREVNNGSVILLHDSPDTAAALPEILRRLTEQGYRFVTTTQMLSRLPRPVVLASNAGTGLIVESAEPIVEPVAATPRKRRRTERVFSEPITPKMPSDASTWDGETPPEVEKREGGTASVV
- a CDS encoding CocE/NonD family hydrolase, with translation MKRIRLRWSLALLALFVVAVAQAQYTKYEYMIPMRDGVKLHTAVYVPTDKPGLHPIRLTRTPYSCRPYGEAMRSGHGGSQKFVDAGYIFAYQDVRGKYMSEGEFVDIRPNNLFYLSKYDVDESTDTWDTIEWLVNKVPDNNGRVGMVGTSYPGFYTAIGAVNSHPALKAVSPQAPVSEWFMGDDFNHNGAPFIWDLFKFMINFGQPRPEPSPNGTRGPSYETGGDWYKFFLDLGPLSNIDKLYYKGNVKFWTDFQSHPNFDEWWQARSLPNRMTGVKCAVMTVGGWFDAEDAYGAQAIYRGTERLNPGIYNTVVLGPWSHGMWGRSTGRTFGDMDWGSDTSTFFREEIEFPFFDAFLRGDGNPDLPEAYMFDSGAKKWSKFDEWPPAAATETKLFFRRGKSLTIDDAPKTAQGFDQYVSDPARPVPSEGGVLARRTATYMINDQRFAAGRPDVLVYQTETLEEDVTLAGPVFADLFIELSTTDADFVVKLIDVFPPDAGDTLANYQMLVRAEIFPARYRYSFQNPKPMPVGEVELVSYELPGVFHTFKKGHKIMVQVQSSWFPLAAMNPQTFVDIFKAKASDYVKSTVRIHRNAINPSAVRVGRLAS
- a CDS encoding DoxX family protein, coding for MFKWLEPLFIAQVLVCAFFAACFIQSGFDKIFDWKGNLDWIQGHFAKTPFAKFVPLLLFKITVIEVGAGLVCAVGVVGMFIEGWEKIAGLGIGLACLALLMLFTGQRFAKDYVGAHVLATYFGVAILGLYLHSI
- a CDS encoding DUF503 domain-containing protein, with the translated sequence MIVKSLEMHIRLPGCRSLKEKRHVIKPLIERAKRSFGVTICEVGDLDIWNASTVGAAAVSNDALHAHQVLESVLESFDECPEIEILHHAIEQA
- a CDS encoding universal stress protein, which translates into the protein MKAIVGVGYMKQCLAGVDIFARLRFPKSEAVLVHAVEPVLPDGGFMPTAAINPITEIQTQRQRDGENRMAEVAAELQKLGIPSRSVTRFGNPAHEITEVAREETADLIISGSSKKGKLESFFMGSVTRALVVDAQRSFLVGKRGVDGDKIDAVFATDHSEYSQKCLAKLIELAPGRFGKITVVSANTVDANLHDLLQLASQESNETISMNDFMLEKNDEVCEKLQPICDEVSSVVLRGHVNDVINSVMEDARADLLILGAHGHGFIKRLLVGSTSMHMVGSEPWNVLVIRV
- a CDS encoding class I SAM-dependent rRNA methyltransferase, which translates into the protein MSELATIILKPKKERKVRNFYPWIQRGEVVRVEGDVEDGDLARLVSSTGEFLAVGTYNSQSRFRFRVLSLEEELIDEAFFERRFRSAVTARDLLVAGTNARRIVYSEADRLPGLIIDEYDGHLVVQVRSKGMEKLKSVWLPALVAATGAKSVYEKSEMAGRKEEGLEPTSGQLIGETPDEIEIEEDGLRMTALIKNGLKTGFYLDQRNTRRLFAQRLLEGDRVLDGFCYTGAFSMHAARAGASVVGIDLHEKALATARKDFEANGLSGEFIEANLFEWLEGNEGEKFDWIVLDPPAISKTSKTRDALKWAVWKLVHNALPHLNPGGRIIACSCSYQLIQKELIEICRLAASDRHVRLFLEDMTYQDLDHPAPIQFPEALYLKCAWLRLG